A section of the Cryomorphaceae bacterium genome encodes:
- a CDS encoding isoaspartyl peptidase/L-asparaginase, which translates to MKPFGIAIHGGAGTIPRDSLSAEREALYLEGLDRALSAGYEVLLRGGSALEAVREAVVELENNPLFNAGRGSVFNHIGSHDMDAAIMCGRTLEAGAVSGISQIKNPIVLAETILKHSDHVMLIGQGAEEFARLHHLEFADAGYFYDEFRHQQWKEALAAGRTQLDHSLPANEKMGTVGAVAIDLHGNLAAATSTGGMTNKKFGRVGDSSIIGAGNYANNVTCAVSCTGHGEPFLRAVTAHDVSCLMEYKGLSLRDACREVVHKKLPRIHGEGGLIATDAAGNIELVFNSDGMYRGMQHSDGRREVAIYKED; encoded by the coding sequence ATGAAACCTTTTGGCATTGCCATACACGGTGGTGCGGGAACCATACCCCGCGATTCTTTGTCAGCAGAGCGCGAAGCCCTTTACCTCGAGGGTTTAGACAGGGCGCTGAGCGCAGGATACGAAGTATTGTTGCGTGGTGGTTCTGCGCTGGAAGCCGTTCGTGAGGCGGTGGTTGAATTGGAAAACAATCCGCTGTTCAATGCAGGACGCGGCTCGGTGTTTAACCACATCGGCTCGCACGATATGGATGCCGCCATTATGTGCGGAAGAACCCTGGAAGCCGGAGCCGTGTCGGGCATCAGCCAGATAAAAAACCCGATTGTATTGGCAGAAACCATTCTGAAACACAGCGACCACGTAATGCTGATTGGTCAGGGGGCTGAGGAATTTGCCCGTTTGCACCACCTGGAGTTTGCCGATGCCGGTTACTTCTACGACGAGTTTAGGCACCAACAGTGGAAGGAAGCGCTCGCAGCAGGGCGCACTCAGCTCGACCACAGCCTACCGGCCAACGAGAAAATGGGAACTGTGGGAGCTGTGGCCATTGACTTGCACGGAAATCTTGCCGCTGCCACCTCAACCGGAGGCATGACCAACAAAAAATTCGGGAGGGTTGGCGATAGCTCCATTATTGGCGCAGGCAACTACGCCAACAATGTGACCTGCGCGGTGTCTTGTACCGGTCACGGAGAGCCTTTTCTGCGCGCGGTAACCGCCCACGATGTTAGCTGCCTGATGGAATACAAGGGCCTATCGCTGCGTGATGCCTGCCGCGAAGTGGTGCACAAAAAATTGCCGCGCATTCATGGTGAAGGCGGTTTGATAGCCACAGATGCAGCCGGAAACATTGAACTGGTGTTTAACTCCGATGGCATGTACCGCGGCATGCAGCATTCCGACGGACGACGGGAGGTGGCTATTTACAAGGAAGATTGA